The following proteins are encoded in a genomic region of Candidatus Methylomirabilota bacterium:
- a CDS encoding NlpC/P60 family protein, giving the protein MTEREEEMPSPAAPIEAPGGRGRGLTLGLLIGLVVCAILAVSVALYAQKQIGSLEQQRDAAQRDNTRLMASSAAAAANASKVEQALAAARAERDELAQMVVAIRQNPNTGKDIKDPKLPPSIDGKRREALLAAFSLKEEKVPFKWGGRTKEEGLDSAGFAALALAQVGALEKVEGATAKILQAQLALSTEGEPQPGDLLFFDGGNVLLYLGGDSAVGMLPEGPVTKNGVIKGKGIGFKYLGFGSVKYD; this is encoded by the coding sequence GTGACCGAGCGCGAAGAGGAGATGCCGTCGCCGGCGGCGCCCATCGAGGCTCCCGGGGGGCGGGGACGGGGGCTCACCCTGGGGCTGCTGATCGGCCTCGTGGTGTGCGCGATCCTGGCCGTGAGCGTGGCGCTCTATGCTCAGAAGCAGATCGGCTCGCTCGAGCAGCAGCGGGACGCCGCGCAGCGCGACAATACGCGGCTCATGGCGTCGAGCGCGGCGGCGGCCGCCAATGCCTCGAAGGTCGAGCAGGCCCTCGCGGCGGCACGCGCCGAGCGCGACGAGCTCGCGCAGATGGTCGTGGCGATTCGCCAGAACCCCAATACGGGGAAAGACATCAAGGACCCCAAGCTGCCACCCTCGATCGACGGCAAGCGACGCGAGGCGCTCCTGGCGGCTTTCTCCCTCAAGGAGGAGAAGGTGCCCTTCAAGTGGGGCGGCCGGACGAAAGAGGAGGGGCTCGATTCCGCCGGCTTCGCCGCCCTCGCCTTGGCCCAGGTGGGCGCGCTCGAGAAGGTCGAGGGGGCCACGGCCAAGATCCTGCAGGCGCAGCTCGCCCTTTCGACCGAGGGCGAGCCCCAGCCGGGCGATCTTCTTTTCTTCGACGGCGGCAATGTCCTGCTGTATCTCGGCGGCGACAGTGCCGTCGGCATGCTGCCCGAGGGTCCGGTGACGAAGAACGGCGTCATCAAGGGCAAGGGGATCGGCTTCAAGTACCTCGGCTTCGGTTCCGTAA